One genomic region from Bubalus kerabau isolate K-KA32 ecotype Philippines breed swamp buffalo chromosome 7, PCC_UOA_SB_1v2, whole genome shotgun sequence encodes:
- the CCKAR gene encoding cholecystokinin receptor type A, whose product MDVVDSLLMNESNLTPPCELGIENETLFCLDQPHPSKEWQPAVQILLYSLIFLLSVLGNTLVITVLIRNKRMRTVTNIFLLSLAVSDLMLCLFCMPFNLIPNLLKDFIFGSAVCKTTTYFMGTSVSVSTFNLVAISLERYGAICKPLQSRVWQTKSHALKVIAATWCLSFTIMTPYPIYSNLVPFTKNNNQTANMCRFLLPSDVMQQSWHTFLLLILFLIPGIVMMVAYGLISLELYQGIKFDASQKKSARERKRSSANSGRYADSAGCCLQRPKHPRKLELRQLSSGSAGRADRIRSSSPAASLMAKKRVIRMLMVIVVLFFLCWMPIFSANAWRAFDTASAERRLSGTPIAFILLLSYTSSCVNPIIYCFMNKRIVEAALRLRSPSLFQEHSVTTHLTMTTQGNRKQTLFWPFSVTSKSKGEL is encoded by the exons ATGGATGTGGTTGACAGCCTTCTCATGAATGAAAGCAACCTGACTCCCCCCTGTGAACTGGGGATCGAAAATGAGACGCTTTTCTGCTTGGATCAGCCCCATCCTTCCAAAG AGTGGCAGCCGGCCGTGCAGATTCTCTTATACTCCTTGATATTCCTGCTCAGTGTGCTGGGAAACACGCTGGTCATTACGGTGCTGATTAGGAACAAGAGAATGAGAACAGTCACCAACATTTTCCTCCTCTCCCTGGCTGTCAGCGATCTCATGCTTTGTCTCTTCTGCATGCCATTCAACCTCATCCCCAACCTGCTTAAGGATTTCATCTTCGGAAGCGCTGTTTGCAAGACCACCACCTACTTCATGG GCACCTCTGTGAGTGTCTCCACCTTTAATCTGGTTGCCATATCACTGGAGAGATATGGTGCAATTTGCAAACCCTTACAGTCCCGAGTCTGGCAGACGAAGTCCCATGCTTTGAAGGTGATTGCCGCTACCTGGTGCCTCTCCTTCACCATCATGACTCCATACCCAATTTATAGCAACTTGGTGCCTTTTACCAAAAATAACAACCAGACCGCAAATATGTGCCGCTTTCTACTGCCAAGTGATGTCATGCAGCAGTCCTG gcaCACATTCCTGTTACTCATCCTCTTTCTTATTCCTGGAATTGTGATGATGGTGGCATATGGATTAATCTCTTTGGAACTTTACCAAGGAATAAAATTTGATGCTAGCCAGAAGAAGTCTGCCCGAG AAAGGAAACGGAGCTCGGCCAACAGCGGCAGGTACGCGGACAGCGCCGGGTGCTGCCTGCAGCGGCCCAAGCACCCAAGGAAGCTGGAGCTGCGCCAGCTGTCCTCCGGCAGCGCCGGCCGGGCCGACCGCATCAGGAGCAGCAGCCCCGCGGCCAGCCTCATGGCCAAGAAGCGCGTCATCCGCATGCTCATGGTCATCGTGGTCCTCTTCTTCCTGTGCTGGATGCCCATCTTCAGCGCCAACGCCTGGAGGGCCTTTGACACCGCCTCTGCCGAGCGCCGCCTCTCGGGGACCCCCATCGCCTTCATCCTCCTGCTGTCCTACACCTCGTCCTGCGTCAACCCCATCATCTACTGCTTCATGAACAAGAG AATTGTGGAGGCTGCTTTGCGCCTGAGGAGTCCATCCCTCTTTCAGGAACATTCTGTAACCACCCACCTCACCATGACCACACAAGGGAACCGGAAGCAAACCCTCTTCTGGCCATTTTCTGTA ACCTCCAAGTCCAAAGGCGAGCTGTAA